The genomic window ATAATGAGAATGCTTTTACTAATGCAGCAAATGAAATATTCAAGCGTTTTCACGCGTGACCAGGCAAAAATTGATGATGGCTTGAGCTTTGGCATTTTCTGTGCTAAAGATATTGTATGACAACTACTGAATGTTCCTTTATAAGTTGTTGGAAACATGATCATCATTCAACATGCTGACTTGTCCCTCAATTTATTGAAAATTACAGCAGGATTTGAGAAGAGTTGCGCGAGAAAAGTAGTTGACGAAAATTAAGATTCTCCCCCCTATACTCTAATACTGCAGTCTACTCTTATCGCTTCAAATTACATGTTTCTCAGTGTCCATAATTTGTTCTAAAGCCAGATCTTTGTGAGAAACCTGGTGGCCTTTTTAAGAAGGATTAGTGGCACAGTTCGTTTCTTCTTGCGTCCTctcttttaaataaaataattttagggccataaGAGTGATTAGGCAGTCATGTATTAAGGTTGAGCCCCTAGGCTTTCTGATCTAAATGATTTTATCACAATATTCATCCTTCCTGTTGTTGTTTAAACATCAGAACTGACAAATCTACTGCATTCATACCATTAAGTCATCTAGTATTTGTGAGTATTGAAGAATATTTGTCTTTTGCTCCCCAGTCTTATACTTTGATAGCGTCTGAGAACAATTCTAATGTTGAAACTCTCCAATTACCCCTAAATGGATAGGTATGGCATCCTCTGACTTGATAGGATAGTAATTAATTATGATTATCAGGTGATCAACttagatgatgatgactcaggtTAGAGAATGGGAAGTATAAGTTCCACCACGGCATATGGTCCAtaacaaggttttaaatcctttGAGATGAAgatgttttgatttttttatggaaTGGAACGCCTTACTGTCCTGTCCTATTCTATCCCAATGGCAGTCCTAATCATTCAACTCATTAGATATCCTttgttttttctctttcttatcctttttctttttttcctttctttttttttcttctttcctttcctttttcttttttttaattatcccttcctttctcttttcttcttctcgatttctcttcttctttctttttcttctctttttttttgttttctttcatttttattattcttctttctttttattttttctttttcttcatctttttttcttttcattatgtttttttcttcttttttctccatATGAATGGGTTGTGGAGTTCTGACCATATCCGgtcctattttttataaaaatatgatggAATAGTCAAGACATCCACCCATCCCATCGAGATACAAAATCTTGATCCATCGCCTTTgtcttagattttagatttattgaGTGACATACATCGAGTGTTCAAGTTATGTTTGAGCTGAATGGTCTTAAATTTTATCTAGATGATGCTTCATTTTACTCAGCTTTGATCTTGCTTTGCTACATCTTTATTCCATGAAGCCAGGCAATTTAGTCGAGATACGATTTTTTATATATACTTAAATCCTCAAGTCATTATAGTTGAACATCCCACGAGAGGCTTGACTAACTTGTTGGCGAAATGGTGTACACTGGGTGTACATATTTAGTGGGATTTCATGGTATCCTTGATCATATCATATCCTGAGATCATATAATCTTCCGAGAGATTATTTCTCATGTCACACATACTCTTAGGCAAACTTAGTAAGCATATCTATTGAAATGAGAAATTTGTGGTCTACATGTGTATGGTAATAAGGTctcattcagattttttttttctttttaaaccgaattttattaaaatattctcGAATAAATATATCCATGgctatttgaaaataaaatgtcTAACAAATCAGCAGGGACATCCATGTTAGTCAACCACAAAGTGGATCCTGTGTGTTTAGCAACATGCTATCCACTCTGTAGTATTGTTAACCTCTTTGTAGATATGTTTCACCTCAAAAGACTAAAGATGTgctttcattgtccaacaatctTGTCTTAGAGGATAGATATTGATATTAGAAGTAGTTGAGCTAGAAATCCATCTGGCTACCATCAGAGAATCCCCTTTTGCGATAACATGATAACATGAGAAGCCTTCAAAATTTTAGTTGTATAGAATATGCTTTCCCATGTGGCTTGCAACTTTACCATTGGAACAGTAATATCAAACAATCGAACATCTTCTGCTGTAACCAACCACCACTCATAGATCTAATACAAAACTTGCTCCACAAAAATCATCTCTTTTTAACACACTACCATCAAAGTCAAACTTTTCTTTGCGTTGCCTCGTGCTCTAAGATGTAAGCAAATTATATTTTTGTAAAGCATCCAATCACTTTTGCTGAGAGTCAGTACGTATTCCGCCCTTGGTTACGTGGTTACGTTTATCATATTTTGGCCATGGTAACTTATTTTTCCATGAAGATTCTCGGCATCCTTTGCTCAAAATCTCAACACAATTAAAACAGAAGTCGACAAAAATTTGGATTCTCCGTTGTGCTAAGTCCAATAAAGTTGGATGTTTTTGAGTACTTTCTGTTTCAAGTCTCTGTCTGAAAGTTTTAATAACTCTCATATACAAGGGATGCTTGTACGCCTCTTGTTTCTAACTTGCCCTTGAATTTAGGGGTTTGGACTTGTTTCGATGGTTGATTCATTCTACATGCTACTagaactttctttttctttctttccatttcTTTTTTTGGGTAATATCTTTCTTTTGATGGTTCATTCATTCTACATGCTATTAGAACTCTCAAGCCTAATGATATCAGCATAGTAGTAAAAAATCATCTCCATGACATGGGCTTAAGTTGCCCTTGTGATTATGATATCCAAGATGCTAGCATGTTAAAAGAACTTTCAAGCCTAATGGTATCAGCATAGTAATAAAAAATCATCTCCATGACATGGGCTTAAGTTGCCCCTATGATTATGATATCCAAGATACTAGTATGTTAAAACAAATGcagatacatacatatgtatatatacatacacaaacATAATCACACACAATTTCAAACTTAGGGTGCTCAGCTTCGCAAGCTATGATCATATACGATTGATACATTACTGCAATCTAAATTAAACTAAATCAttacattcttttcttttctttttttcttttaacataaAGGATGAGATGGACAGCGGATATGGATTGATGGATAGTCGAACTCCAACTACTCCCAGAATTTTGAagcttgcatcttttttttttttttagtttgatAAAAATAGTGATCATAGCTTGAAATGCATCCATGTGTCATTGAATGTTGCCTTTGAGACTCTAACCGTGACATGATTAAATCACCATGGTTTTGTTACAAACTATATTATCAAGtaattatcatatatattcatacatTTAAGTGCGGAAATATGGAGTCTGCCTTTTTGTTTTTTCCTttcagtgttttttttttttttgggtggggtaCATAAATCTGCCTGCTTTTTATCAAATATCATAGGGTAGCAATCATcaacacgagagagagagagagaagaaaaggaagtGGATCCTACATGTTTGCATCTATATATATGATTTGAACATATAATAACAGCTCCACATTATTCATTATACAAAATGATATTTTGCCTGTTTAATTTGTTTCATAGAAATATAATTACAAGAGTTTAGATCCCTTCCAGGGTGCAGCATGAGTGAGACAGGCTTGTATCTGCCTACTCAGGCTAGTCTGATCTGAAGCTAGCTCCGGATTAGATCAGACGGGATGGAGTCGGGTTTAAGAATACATAACTCCTCAATCCATAcccaatccaaaaaaataaatgtaTATCCAAACCATTTATTTATGTAAATACATGCTTGACCAACCAACCCAATTAAAGCTTTGCTTATTAATTATGATTTTactaaataaaaacaaaaaaggaCCAATAATAGAGGATGTGGGATTATGCATccaaataaatagaaaaataataagaagaTATTTAATGGAGAAAATATGACAAAATTGATATGCAttgtctcaattttttctttcactATATTCTGTTCATTCTTTTAACCATTAATTGTATATCCTTGTTTTTCATCTAAACAAATCCTTGATTAAAAATGAACCATTGCAAAATTGCAACCATCCTAAAGGCTTGAAGATGAAATTTGAGAATTTAATTAATCATAGCGGCTCGTCAGATTAGAGCAAAATTCATACATAATCTATTTATAATTGTGTTAGTGTTGGCTAACTCAAATTGGATCCAATTTTAAAAATGCTCATCAAACCTGTTTCATGCAGCCGTGTAATTTCTAGAGAAATTTACAATTCTATCAATTCAACTTTGCCAAGTTTCTTGCATATGTAATTCTTTtaagttcaaaaattttaaattggatccttCAAATTAATTAGATGATAAAATGCGATCCTTTCCTCCATCTGCCATTCCATGCTATCATATATAGCGGTTTCTCAAGTGACAGGAATTATGTTTAGCATTTTACATAACTCCAGAGAGTATAAAAAGAAACAAGAACTATTGTGGAACCAGAAAAATCAGGAAAAGAAACAAGGGATCATCTCCTTTATGATTTAGATGTTTGGCAGTGGATGGATGCAGCCGATGGCCCTCATGTGGGTCCATACTAGCCACCAAACCTTTCCATCACATCAGACCAAACCCGAATCTTAACGCTGCTCATCCCATTTGGATGGTCGATCGCttgcatgaaacaacaccaaacgTTCTTAGGTCAGGAAACACCTTAACCCAAAAACAAACACACAGCAAGACTCTACGTACTTCCACGCATGTGGGTACGATAACGTACAGACTACCCACATAAAATTATACATACGTAAAACCTAGCAATAATTCACACTAATATCACCTTCTTTTTCCTCTCACATTGTTGCCACTGCTTCAAACCTTGGCTCCTTTGGCTCGAACTTGCGCTTAACGTACACATCCATGTAGTCCCCAAAGACAAACTTGGGGTACGAAGCACAAGCCTCCACTTCCTTGGTGACCGCCGGAGCAATCATAGCTTTGAAGGAGGGATTGTAGAAGGACGCAATGGAGCGGCGGTTGCCGTCCGGAGTGGCGAGCACGCGGTGCCAGACGCTCTTGTACCGCCCGTTGCTCACCACCTCGATCTGGTCGCCGGTGTTGATGACGATGGCGTTCTCCAAGGGCTGGACGTCGATCCAGCGGCCGTGTTTGAGGATCTGGAGGCCGCCGACTCGGTCGTCCTGGAAGAGGAGGATGACGCCGCCGGCGTCGGTGTGGGAACGGAGGCCGTTGACGAGGTCAGGGCGTGGGCATGGAGGGTAGTGGCTCACCTTGGTGCCGAAGAAGGGCTCGTGTTCGCCATTATTGGAGAATGCTTTCTTGATGTAGCCTTTCTCCAAGCCCAGGTTCTCATCCATGGCTTCCATTACTTTCTCCGCCAGCTTCTTGACCTCTTTCCGGTACTCCATCATGGTCTCTCTGTAAGTTGGGGAGGGATTAATATCAAGTATTTGTTTGATGAAGAACTCATAAAGGGATCGGTACGTAAGTTTGGTGATCCCAAGATGTAATATAATAGCACATAGAATATTTACTATTATATATCAAGTATGAGCAGCATTGTCTATTTAATATGCTGCATATATTTAATAATAAgtatttttgacatttttcaaATATCGCACattaatattgatgatattaggAATGATCAAAGCTCAGAGATATAAAAAAGATCCCACAATTATTTTACCATTGTATGTAATTCAAAGATGTGTAGTATATGTTTGCTGATTAATCCTTGTAGGTTGTTCTTTAGAAGAAGAATTAATGTAAGGGAAGTTTTAGGGGAGAATGTCATGGACCATGAAATTAAAAAGAATGGAAATAATTTTCAATCCCAATGTAATCAAAACTAGAAAGTTTATATGGAAAGTTTCAAATATCGACGTAAAACTAGTTTTCCTATGGATCAAATTAATAAGAATTAGAAAGTAAATAATGCATATCAATAGCTTGCGAAAAAATGGTACGTAGACCAATCCTAATGTAATCCAAACTTAATTCTCAGTAAAGTCTTGCTATGTAGATGTTACTCCTAATATGAAACATCTCAAATTAAGATGATCCATGCAAACTCTTTAGTATGTCATAAAAATGActttaattaactaaagcaagtCTAGGGCCTAACTCGAACTCCGGTGGGTTAGATGGCCATTCATTATCATCCTGGAGAAAAAACGCATCCTCCCAATCCACCTCTTCCAAACTCTTAACAGTGCCCCCCTCTATTTCTTGGTCCACCAATTTGTTCAGCAGCTGGACAGGCATGGATTCTTTGAAGCCTTCCTCTCTCAACATGTAGCATTCAGAGCACACCTTCTTCACACGTTCAAGAAGCTCCGCCGGAATCCCATGGTTCACCAGCTGCAAATATACAAATTAAGGCCAATGGCAGACAACTTAGTTCACTAAAACCATGGGAAGAACTAAACAATCCACAGGCTGGTAGCTAGATTTGAATGACCAACCTGAAAGAATCCCCACTCCTCACATCCATTAGCAATCTTAGCTAGAGCTTCAGCCCTCTCCCTGCCATCCAATTTGGAGAAATCGATGACTGGAATCGCCATGTCTAATAGTGAGAGATGAGCAGGTCTATGGCAAGCTATGGGGTCTTTTTTTCTCCTCTGCAATGAATGACTGGAACTGAAGGCAAGCGTGGCCTTTTATTATGCTCTAATTTGGATGTCAACTATTATTTTAATAACATCTGGGGGAAGTCATATCTCTATTAAACAACGCAAGCATCATTTGGACGGTGTACATGTCCTCCTTTTCTGAAAAAATCAACTATGGGATAAAAAAAAGGAAGGTCAATGCAGCCATGAGGGTGATGCCCACACCTCAAGTTTGGTTACAGGTTGATATATTTTAATCATTTTCTAGACTAGAAAACAGATTAACATGGACTTCTCTGATTTGGTAAGAGGATAATTATTCAGATTAATCAGGTGGGATCAAGGCTAGAAATCAAAGGCAAAAGGGTGCCCACTGAGGGCACAAACAGGAGTAGGGTCACAGCGCCTGACATGATCCATTATCTACCTAAAtgtttatttatagattttgagTTGGCAATGGATGGTCCAAATTTTCTGAGCCACACCTAACTTATCCTTGTTTTGATTGTTCTAGATGTGCAGACTGCTTTCTAGCAAAACTAGTCTAGATTCAGAATAAAGGTGACCATGATAAAGAAGCGAACATGGAGTTACCGACATTTTATGGAGTGTATCTTTATCTGTCAAGGAGGATTTAATAGGTATAAATGAAGATTCCATgatatatgttgggtcctgaatGTACATGCATTAATTGTGCTCATTTTATGACCTCAATCACATTATAGTCTCAAGTGAGATGATATCTAATGTCACACATTTCTATATGGTAGATAAAATTTGTAAACATATATACCCATTGATATAAATCTTAAAGTTCTAATAAAAGTATTTGAATCTTAAAGTGCAACATGAATGACTACATCTCGAGAAGGTAACATGCCGTTGAtcatgacattcactaagaaatGGCACCATGTTATTTTAAAGAATTAGTGAAAGACTGAATTAAAGTAttggatataaatattttttatgtttaattatGTTTATTAATACCAACTTGTATAACATAGGAACTAGAAAGTAATAGAATCATGAAGAGCTAAGATTGGAAACATTAGGTTTGCACAGTAC from Elaeis guineensis isolate ETL-2024a chromosome 9, EG11, whole genome shotgun sequence includes these protein-coding regions:
- the LOC105051796 gene encoding 1-aminocyclopropane-1-carboxylate oxidase; this encodes MAIPVIDFSKLDGRERAEALAKIANGCEEWGFFQLVNHGIPAELLERVKKVCSECYMLREEGFKESMPVQLLNKLVDQEIEGGTVKSLEEVDWEDAFFLQDDNEWPSNPPEFEETMMEYRKEVKKLAEKVMEAMDENLGLEKGYIKKAFSNNGEHEPFFGTKVSHYPPCPRPDLVNGLRSHTDAGGVILLFQDDRVGGLQILKHGRWIDVQPLENAIVINTGDQIEVVSNGRYKSVWHRVLATPDGNRRSIASFYNPSFKAMIAPAVTKEVEACASYPKFVFGDYMDVYVKRKFEPKEPRFEAVATM